The following are encoded together in the Phyllopteryx taeniolatus isolate TA_2022b chromosome 21, UOR_Ptae_1.2, whole genome shotgun sequence genome:
- the irx4b gene encoding iroquois-class homeodomain protein IRX-4b yields MAYSQLGYSYSTPPQFLMTTTPLAGCLEPASPPSHPALRSPAGSGIAVCSPYPKRQAYYNTCTGDATPLYSTGPLQPKGVAASVHMGTSQTPGYYPYEYTFGHYSYDRYGYSSSEGASRRKNATRETTGTLKAWLQEHQKNPYPTKGEKIMLAIITRMTLTQVSTWFANARRRLKKENKVTWSPRASKSSDDRVRDDDSDEAEKSLKGDKDHPDQQSAELQSDLEDFDLLESDASDCEPKPQFIPEDNAVNSNIPHDHLAYNPESLHSSERLSSDFPKIAPVQDQSTTFYSMPDVHGTDTKPKIWSIAHTAVSLDPSLEPEYPPCMLLTSSSSPGFPSNVALPKADRKQESPVDTLREWVDGVFHGTPFQQSKASAAWKGLNEEAVSSRTRGQPFELVRLS; encoded by the exons ATGGCTTACTCTCAGCTGGGATACTCCTACTCCACTCCACCACAG TTTCTGATGACCACGACCCCGCTCGCTGGCTGTCTGGAGCCGGCATCCCCTCCATCCCACCCGGCGCTGCGCTCCCCGGCTGGCAGCGGCATCGCTGTTTGCAGCCCGTACCCAAAGCGCCAAGCTTACTATAACACCTGCACCGGTGACGCCACACCTCTCTATTCCACA GGACCATTACAACCTAAAGGTGTAGCTGCATCTGTGCACATGGGGACATCTCAGACGCCTGGCTACTATCCTTATGAATATACATTTGGCCATTATTCTTATGACAGATATGG TTATTCCTCCTCGGAAGGAGCTTCACGGCGTAAGAACGCTACCCGGGAAACGACCGGCACCCTGAAGGCATGGCTGCAGGAGCACCAGAAGAACCCTTACCCCACTAAAGGAGAGAAGATCATGCTGGCTATCATCACCAGGATGACCCTCACACAA GTGTCTACATGGTTTGCCAATGCCCGCAGGAGGCTGAAGAAGGAGAACAAGGTGACGTGGTCGCCGCGAGCTTCTAAAAGCTCGGATGACAGAGTTCGTGATGACGACAGCGACGAAGCAGAAAAGTCACTTAAAGGCGACAAAGACCATCCAG ACCAACAGTCTGCCGAACTTCAGAGCGATCTCGAAGACTTCGACCTCCTTGAGTCCGACGCTTCCGACTGTGAACCAAAGCCACAGTTTATACCGGAGGACAATGCAGTCAATTCCAACATTCCACACGATCACCTCGCGTACAACCCAGAGTCGCTGCACAGCTCGGAGAGATTGTCTTCGGACTTCCCTAAAATCGCACCGGTTCAAGACCAGAGCACAACCTTCTATTCAATGCCAGATGTGCACGGGACAGACACCAAACCCAAAATCTGGTCTATTGCTCACACTGCTGTCTCTCTGGATCCCAGCTTGGAGCCAGAGTATCCACCTTGTATGCTGTTGACCAGTTCATCCTCTCCTGGGTTTCCATCAAACGTGGCGCTACCCAAAGCAGACAGAAAGCAGGAATCACCAGTGGACACGCTCAGGGAGTGGGTGGATGGAGTTTTCCATGGCACGCCATTCCAACAGTCAAAAGCTTCTGCGGCATGGAAAGGGTTGAATGAGGAGGCTGTGAGCAGCAGAACACGAGGACAACCTTTTGAACTTGTAAGATTGTCGTAG
- the irx1b gene encoding iroquois-class homeodomain protein IRX-1b: MAFPQLGYPQFLNAAHEVYAGERPASSREGSSESGVTSSATAAAVGSMLGMYGNPWAAPNYSAFLPYSGAPDLALISQMGSQYELKDGPGSHPGSLPVHAAQGFYPYGQYPYGDPSRAKTATRETTSTLKAWLQEHQKNPYPTKGEKIMLAIITRMTLTQVSTWFANARRRLKKENKVTWGRSAEDRDGRIFSSDNEDEQGKNGSDDDEDEEIDLETVDIERPEEPRAAAEQGCRKGEREADVARREASTEPRSSESTRSLSQPVVKLVDRSPGRQECQRPPQSKPKIWSLAETATAPDSSHKPPHAALAHHPALASAGHPALLPGHGIYTCQIGKLHSWANAAFLNANSLLNMRSLLGGAQAGHLPLRGTAPPARHDARPGHGTSGTEDDSDGDSSGSFSPKRDDEDSDHRPDSLKSPFQLITDRPHHGTGTQRALTSTL; the protein is encoded by the exons ATGGCTTTCCCTCAGCTGGGGTACCCCCAGTTCCTCAACGCCGCCCACGAGGTGTACGCGGGCGAACGACCGGCCTCTAGCCGGGAAGGAAGCAGCGAAAGTGGCGTCACCTCGTCTGCTACAGCCGCTGCTGTCGGCTCCATGCTGGGGATGTACGGCAACCCATGGGCGGCCCCCAACTACAGTGCCTTTCTGCCGTATAGCGGAGCACCAGACCTCGCCCTCATCTCCCAAATG GGCTCCCAGTACGAGTTAAAGGACGGCCCCGGTTCCCACCCGGGCTCTTTACCCGTTCACGCCGCTCAAGGTTTCTACCCGTACGGACAGTATCCCTACGGAGACCCGTCGAGGGCCAAAACCGCCACACGAGAGACGACCAGCACGCTGAAGGCCTGGCTGCAGGAGCACCAGAAAAACCCTTACCCCACTAAAGGGGAAAAGATCATGCTTGCTATCATTACGAGGATGACACTCACACAG GTGTCCACATGGTTTGCAAACGCACGCCGGCGTCTAAAGAAGGAGAACAAGGTGACGTGGGGCCGCAGCGCCGAGGACCGTGACGGACGCATCTTCAGCAGCGACAACGAGGACGAGCAAGGCAAGAACGGCAGcgacgacgacgaagacgaGGAGATCGACTTGGAAACGGTCGATATTGAAAGACCGGAGGAGCCGCGCGCCGCAGCGGAGCAGGGCTGCAGGAAGGGGGAGAGGGAGGCGGACGTGGCCCGCAGAGAGGCCTCGACGGAGCCTCGGAGCTCAGAGAGCACCAGGAGTCTTTCCCAGCCTGTTGTCAAACTCGTGGATCGCTCCCCCGGCAGACAGGAGTGCCAGAGACCACCGCAGAGTAAACCCAAAATCTGGTCCCTGGCCGAGACCGCCACGGCACCGGACAGCTCGCACAAACCTCCCCACGCTGCACTTGCGCACCACCCGGCTTTGGCGTCCGCCGGACACCCGGCGCTGCTCCCGGGTCATGGGATATACACATGCCAGATCGGGAAACTGCACAGCTGGGCCAACGCGGCTTTTCTCAACGCCAACTCGCTGCTGAACATGAGGTCGCTCCTCGGAGGGGCGCAGGCCGGGCACCTGCCTCTGCGCGGCACCGCGCCCCCCGCGCGTCACGACGCACGACCCGGACACGGGACTTCGGGGACAGAAGACGACAGTGACGGAGACTCGTCTGGAAGCTTTAGTCCAAAAAGAGACG atGAAGACAGTGACCACAGACCGGATTCACTCAAGTCTCCATTCCAGCTCATCACTGACAG ACCTCACCATGGCACAGGAACACAGCGAGCTCTCACATCAACATTATGA